A section of the Stenotrophomonas sp. 364 genome encodes:
- a CDS encoding replication-associated recombination protein A, giving the protein MRPLAERMRPQTLDEMVGQKRLLAPGSALRRAVESGHVHSMILWGPPGCGKTTLALLLAHYADAEFRAISAVLSGLPEVRQVLAEAAQRFADGRRTVLFVDEVHRFNKAQQDAFLPHIERGTIVFVGATTENPSFELNSALLSRCRVHVLEAVSPADIVEALERALDDAERGLAAEPVQVAAESLLEIATAADGDVRRALTLLEIAAELAGGDGGTITPDMLQQVLADRTRRFDKGGEQFYDQISALHKSVRSSNPDAALYWLTRMLDGGCDPSYLARRLTRMAIEDIGLADPRAQSMALEAWDIYERLGSPEGELAFAQLVLYLASTAKSNAGYAAFNQAKADVRDSGTEEVPLHLRNAPTKLMKNLGYGAHYQYDHDVEGGIALDQTGFPDALGERVYYQPVARGLEIKLKEKLDRLRAAREQARADKGGQ; this is encoded by the coding sequence ATGCGTCCGCTCGCCGAGCGGATGCGCCCGCAGACGCTGGACGAGATGGTGGGCCAGAAGCGCCTGCTCGCGCCCGGCAGTGCATTGCGCCGCGCGGTCGAGTCCGGGCACGTGCACTCGATGATCCTGTGGGGACCGCCAGGCTGCGGCAAGACCACCCTGGCGCTGCTGCTGGCGCACTACGCCGATGCCGAATTCCGTGCGATCTCGGCGGTGCTGTCCGGGCTGCCCGAGGTGCGCCAAGTGCTGGCCGAGGCGGCGCAGCGGTTCGCCGACGGGCGCCGCACGGTGCTGTTCGTGGACGAGGTGCACCGCTTCAACAAGGCCCAGCAGGATGCCTTTCTGCCGCACATCGAGCGCGGCACCATCGTGTTTGTCGGCGCCACCACCGAAAACCCGTCCTTCGAACTGAACTCGGCGCTGCTGTCGCGCTGCCGCGTGCATGTGCTGGAAGCGGTGTCCCCGGCCGACATCGTGGAGGCGCTGGAGCGCGCGCTGGACGATGCCGAGCGCGGGCTGGCGGCCGAGCCGGTGCAGGTGGCGGCCGAGTCGCTGCTGGAAATCGCCACCGCTGCCGATGGCGACGTGCGCCGCGCACTGACCCTGCTTGAAATTGCCGCGGAACTGGCCGGCGGCGACGGCGGCACGATCACGCCGGACATGCTGCAGCAGGTGCTGGCCGACCGCACCCGGCGGTTCGACAAGGGCGGCGAGCAGTTCTACGACCAGATTTCGGCGCTGCACAAATCCGTGCGCAGCTCCAACCCCGACGCCGCGCTTTACTGGCTGACGCGCATGCTGGACGGCGGCTGCGACCCGTCCTACCTGGCCAGGCGCCTGACCCGCATGGCGATCGAGGATATCGGCCTGGCCGACCCGCGCGCGCAGTCGATGGCGCTGGAAGCCTGGGACATCTACGAGCGGCTGGGCAGCCCGGAGGGTGAGCTGGCCTTCGCCCAGCTGGTGCTGTACCTGGCCAGCACCGCCAAGTCCAATGCCGGCTATGCCGCCTTCAACCAGGCCAAGGCCGACGTCCGCGACAGCGGCACCGAAGAAGTACCCCTGCACCTGCGCAACGCGCCGACCAAACTGATGAAGAACCTCGGCTATGGCGCGCACTACCAGTACGACCACGACGTGGAAGGGGGTATCGCGCTGGACCAGACCGGGTTCCCGGATGCGCTGGGCGAGCGCGTGTACTACCAGCCGGTCGCGCGCGGGCTGGAAATCAAGCTGAAGGAAAAGCTGGACCGGCTGCGCGCCGCGCGTGAACAGGCCCGCGCCGACAAGGGCGGGCAATGA
- the crcB gene encoding fluoride efflux transporter CrcB, with protein MDGLTLWWQQLGLVMAGGALGAALRFMIGDAMLRQFGHGFPWGTLTANLVGAFAAGYLMMWLQSRGSQAAYWRAFLIVGLLGGLTTFSALMMETLVFARAGRGALVPLYLGVTLVGGMLLVWLGARLAEATR; from the coding sequence ATGGACGGCCTTACCCTCTGGTGGCAGCAACTGGGGCTGGTGATGGCTGGCGGTGCGCTGGGCGCGGCCCTGCGCTTCATGATCGGTGACGCGATGCTTCGCCAGTTCGGTCACGGGTTTCCGTGGGGCACGTTGACCGCCAACCTGGTCGGCGCGTTCGCCGCGGGCTACCTGATGATGTGGTTGCAGAGTCGCGGCAGCCAGGCGGCGTACTGGCGCGCGTTCCTGATCGTGGGGCTGCTGGGCGGGCTCACCACGTTCTCGGCCCTGATGATGGAAACGCTGGTGTTCGCCCGTGCCGGGCGCGGCGCACTGGTGCCGCTGTATCTGGGCGTCACCCTGGTGGGCGGGATGCTGCTGGTATGGCTGGGCGCGCGCCTTGCCGAAGCGACGCGCTGA
- a CDS encoding ATP-binding protein — translation MNGHWHVLLVIALLAAPLPAGAAPAPRTVRVALDPGQYRTLSREAMPGRHASLAHGYAALVTAHTGLHFDEHMEPSSRAAVQALCDERADLMLMVGLPEQPPCALAASPAYYRGEALLASRHAQRAQVVLGDGAPHRIAVVRGSRYGSWLRRHYPQLQVIAVTDLPDALSAVENGVTDAAVGLDVLMRPLARREFGSLLLQRAPDDLPATIHLVARGADDGMIAEIDAAMQAITPQQHAQILQQLARNTYLSIPPLGTLVRHYQWQVLGAGALLSLLLAATFWLLRTQQSAQRNERRQARFIGVMSHEVRNAAQALVASVDLLSQSGLDAGQRQLVNAARAAGTGLRHLLGHALDYSRMAAGQFQPAPDWHDVQQLANDCLAAVRPSVHAKGLHLDLTLSPDPLPPLWIDAAALRQILNNLLGNALKFTAQGRIDVAVSVQRRAGGAELQLTIRDTGIGIPAEHQASVFKPFAQSHADHAPDAGGTGLGLSICHDLVAALQGRITLHSAPGQGSRFDVCLPTAVRPPLPAAPPAPLAGRTLLLIEDHRLNRTFVARQLRALGATVQTCGDAASALRAQRAAPSAVVLIDCDLKDMSGYELATRLRDAEALQPGPPACLLAFSGSSSPAHVQRCRSSGMDAVLYKPLDPAQLLAVLDVEIAPGSGGSHAVDNDDPMWASYVQSLQEEVCALQQARDQRQIAALRRHAHRLAGVLRMLGRETLADTAADLHELPLDAPSDWDEADRLLAHLRAHAHAHALQREHPT, via the coding sequence GTGAACGGGCACTGGCACGTCCTGCTGGTGATCGCCCTGTTGGCCGCACCGTTGCCCGCTGGTGCGGCCCCTGCACCCCGCACGGTGCGGGTAGCGCTCGACCCGGGGCAGTACCGCACGCTCTCACGCGAGGCCATGCCGGGCCGCCACGCCAGCCTGGCGCACGGCTACGCCGCACTGGTGACGGCGCACACCGGGCTGCACTTCGACGAGCACATGGAGCCCTCCAGCCGGGCAGCGGTGCAGGCGTTGTGCGATGAGCGCGCCGACCTGATGCTGATGGTCGGCCTGCCCGAGCAGCCGCCGTGCGCGCTGGCCGCCTCGCCCGCCTACTACCGCGGCGAGGCGCTGCTTGCCAGCCGGCACGCGCAGCGGGCGCAGGTGGTGCTGGGCGACGGCGCGCCCCATCGCATCGCCGTGGTCCGTGGCAGCCGCTATGGCAGCTGGCTTCGCCGGCACTACCCACAACTGCAGGTGATCGCGGTGACCGACCTGCCCGATGCGTTGTCGGCGGTGGAGAACGGCGTCACCGACGCCGCGGTGGGGCTGGACGTACTGATGCGGCCATTGGCGCGCCGGGAGTTCGGCAGCCTGCTGCTGCAACGCGCCCCCGACGACCTGCCCGCAACGATCCACCTGGTGGCGCGCGGCGCAGATGACGGCATGATCGCTGAGATCGATGCGGCGATGCAGGCCATCACCCCGCAGCAGCATGCCCAGATACTGCAGCAGCTGGCCCGAAACACCTATCTCAGCATTCCGCCACTGGGCACCTTGGTCCGGCACTACCAGTGGCAGGTGCTGGGGGCTGGCGCGCTGCTGTCATTGCTGTTGGCCGCCACCTTCTGGTTGTTGCGGACCCAGCAGTCCGCCCAGCGCAACGAGCGCCGCCAGGCGCGCTTCATTGGCGTGATGAGCCACGAGGTGCGCAATGCCGCCCAGGCGCTGGTGGCGTCGGTGGATCTGCTGAGCCAGTCCGGCCTGGATGCCGGCCAACGCCAGTTGGTCAACGCGGCGCGCGCCGCCGGTACCGGCCTGCGCCACCTGCTGGGCCACGCACTGGATTATTCGCGGATGGCCGCCGGGCAGTTCCAACCGGCGCCGGACTGGCACGACGTGCAGCAACTGGCCAATGACTGCCTCGCCGCGGTGCGCCCGAGCGTCCACGCCAAGGGCCTGCACCTGGACCTGACACTAAGCCCGGACCCGCTGCCACCGCTCTGGATCGATGCCGCCGCCCTTCGCCAGATCCTGAACAATCTGCTCGGCAATGCACTGAAATTCACCGCGCAGGGCCGTATCGATGTCGCGGTGTCGGTGCAGCGGCGCGCCGGTGGCGCCGAGCTGCAGCTGACCATCCGCGACACCGGCATCGGCATTCCCGCCGAACACCAGGCCAGCGTGTTCAAACCCTTTGCGCAGTCCCATGCCGACCACGCGCCGGATGCGGGTGGCACCGGGCTGGGGCTGTCGATCTGCCACGATCTGGTGGCCGCCCTGCAGGGTCGGATCACACTGCACAGTGCGCCCGGTCAGGGCAGTCGTTTCGACGTCTGCCTGCCCACCGCGGTCCGGCCGCCGCTGCCGGCTGCACCTCCCGCCCCGCTTGCAGGCCGCACCCTGCTGCTGATCGAAGACCACCGACTGAACCGGACCTTCGTCGCGCGGCAGTTGCGCGCGCTCGGCGCCACGGTCCAGACGTGCGGCGATGCTGCCAGCGCCCTGCGCGCGCAGCGTGCCGCGCCCAGTGCCGTGGTGTTGATCGACTGCGACCTGAAGGACATGAGCGGCTATGAGCTGGCGACCCGGCTGCGCGATGCCGAAGCCCTGCAGCCCGGTCCGCCGGCATGTCTGTTGGCGTTCTCCGGCTCCAGCTCGCCTGCGCATGTGCAGCGTTGCCGTAGCAGTGGCATGGACGCGGTGCTGTACAAACCGCTGGACCCGGCGCAATTGCTGGCAGTGCTGGATGTGGAGATCGCGCCGGGGTCGGGCGGCAGCCACGCCGTGGACAACGACGACCCGATGTGGGCGTCGTATGTGCAATCTCTGCAGGAGGAGGTGTGTGCGTTGCAGCAGGCGCGCGACCAGCGACAGATCGCCGCGCTGCGCCGCCATGCCCATCGGCTGGCCGGGGTGCTGCGCATGCTGGGACGCGAGACGCTGGCCGATACCGCGGCAGACCTGCACGAACTACCGCTGGATGCGCCCAGCGACTGGGACGAAGCGGACCGGCTGCTGGCCCACCTGCGTGCGCACGCCCACGCCCACGCCCTGCAGCGTGAGCATCCTACTTGA
- a CDS encoding response regulator transcription factor — MSGQATPCTLKIALLDDHDVVRHGSFVHLSSDPRFDVVGSHARSDELIKTLQRTPVDVAVVDYTLGSDDLTGNDLLALLRDRFPAVRVLLFTAHASRVLLSSVLRVGAAGMVTKTERLDALSDAVAEVANGHCRVPAEFGEAGPDVTLSRSERDVLRLCLSGLTVSEIALHRHRSIKTISTQKHAAFRKLGLRSDRDLFTLRPQLAPL, encoded by the coding sequence ATGAGCGGACAGGCCACCCCCTGCACCCTGAAGATCGCCCTGCTCGACGACCACGATGTTGTCCGGCACGGCAGCTTCGTCCACCTTTCCTCCGACCCCCGGTTCGACGTCGTCGGCAGCCACGCGCGCAGCGACGAGCTGATCAAAACACTGCAACGCACGCCCGTGGACGTGGCGGTGGTCGACTACACGCTGGGTAGCGATGACCTGACCGGCAACGACCTGCTGGCATTGCTGCGGGACCGCTTTCCCGCCGTGCGTGTGCTGCTGTTCACCGCCCACGCCAGCCGCGTGCTGCTGTCGTCGGTGCTGCGCGTCGGCGCGGCCGGCATGGTGACCAAGACCGAGCGCCTGGATGCCCTGTCCGACGCCGTCGCCGAGGTGGCCAATGGCCACTGCAGGGTGCCGGCCGAGTTCGGCGAGGCAGGTCCCGACGTCACCCTGTCACGCAGCGAACGCGATGTACTGCGGCTGTGCCTGTCCGGCCTGACCGTGAGCGAGATCGCCCTGCACCGCCATCGCAGCATCAAGACCATCAGCACCCAGAAGCACGCCGCGTTCCGCAAGCTGGGCCTGCGCAGCGATCGCGACCTGTTCACCCTGCGCCCGCAACTGGCACCGCTGTGA
- a CDS encoding LysR substrate-binding domain-containing protein has product MTSPATSNRSLFDLDLLRAIVTVADCGSFTTAAARLHSTQSTISQKIRRLEDMAGHPLLVRGNREVHPTDAGQTLLGIARQMLALNEQMLQALAGATVAIIVRLGVPEDFVNARTTRLLASFNRRHPQVKLEVTSGLSRDLANGYDHGELDLVLIKQRRNSRQAVACWPEPMRWIDSARSPCIGLDPIPLVTFPPLGLYRDDLIAAVEAMGRRWRISFTSSSLSGIQGAVADGMGISLLPARATISDHRVLTRRQGLPPVESMEIALLHRPNADPLVGELAARFARLLDRERR; this is encoded by the coding sequence GTGACTTCCCCCGCCACATCCAATCGCAGCCTGTTCGACCTGGACCTGCTGCGCGCCATCGTCACCGTCGCCGACTGCGGCAGCTTCACCACGGCGGCCGCGCGCCTGCATTCCACCCAGTCGACGATCAGCCAGAAGATCCGCCGCCTGGAAGACATGGCCGGACATCCGCTGTTGGTGCGCGGCAATCGCGAAGTGCACCCCACCGATGCCGGGCAGACCCTGCTGGGCATCGCGCGGCAGATGCTGGCCCTCAATGAGCAGATGCTGCAGGCGCTGGCCGGGGCGACCGTGGCGATCATCGTGCGCCTTGGGGTGCCGGAGGATTTCGTCAATGCCCGCACCACCCGCCTGCTGGCCAGCTTCAATCGCCGCCACCCGCAGGTGAAACTGGAGGTCACCAGCGGATTGAGCCGGGACCTGGCCAATGGCTACGACCACGGCGAACTGGACCTGGTGCTCATCAAGCAACGCCGTAACAGCCGGCAGGCCGTGGCCTGCTGGCCCGAGCCGATGCGCTGGATCGACAGCGCCCGCAGCCCCTGCATCGGCCTGGACCCGATCCCACTGGTAACCTTCCCGCCGCTCGGGTTGTACCGCGACGATCTGATCGCCGCCGTCGAGGCCATGGGCCGACGCTGGCGCATCAGCTTCACCAGTTCCAGCCTCAGCGGCATCCAGGGCGCGGTTGCCGACGGCATGGGCATCAGCCTGCTGCCCGCGCGCGCGACCATCAGCGACCATCGCGTGCTCACCCGGCGACAGGGCCTGCCGCCGGTGGAAAGCATGGAAATCGCCCTGCTGCATCGGCCCAACGCCGATCCGCTGGTGGGTGAACTGGCCGCACGCTTCGCACGGCTGCTCGATCGCGAACGTCGCTGA
- a CDS encoding YafY family protein: MLTASTRLLSLLSLLQSRPHWPGTALAERTGVHPRTLRRDIDRLRQLGYPIQASSGVAGGYAFRAGRALPPLLLDDDEALATAVALRTAVTGTVSGIEQTAITALVKLEQVMPPRLRRRLDALGSAILPLGPSGPVVDAGLLAVLAGACRDQLQLHLAYADRNDQASQRRVEPQGVVHTDRRWYLVAWCTTRQDWRTFRIDRITAAPVVGAHFSPRAGPGDGDLRTWVAQSLSLAQSSEPARIILHAPLAAMRRQIPDTAGQLEHVDAQRCLLRCSANPVGAIVYWLMAMDLEFEVLGPPELQDKLRDAGQRVARSLARSGG, from the coding sequence ATGCTCACCGCCTCGACCCGCCTGCTCAGCCTGCTGTCCCTGCTGCAATCGCGGCCACACTGGCCCGGCACCGCCTTGGCAGAGCGAACCGGGGTGCATCCGCGCACCCTGCGCCGCGACATCGACCGCCTGCGCCAGCTGGGCTACCCGATCCAGGCCAGCAGCGGCGTGGCCGGCGGGTATGCGTTCCGTGCGGGGCGCGCCCTGCCCCCACTGCTGCTGGACGACGACGAAGCCCTCGCCACGGCCGTGGCCCTGCGCACCGCCGTGACCGGCACCGTCAGCGGCATCGAGCAGACCGCGATCACCGCGCTGGTCAAGCTGGAACAGGTCATGCCACCGCGTCTGCGCCGGCGGCTGGATGCACTTGGGTCGGCGATCCTGCCGCTGGGTCCTTCCGGCCCGGTGGTGGATGCCGGACTGCTGGCCGTGCTGGCGGGCGCCTGCCGCGACCAGTTGCAGCTGCACCTGGCCTACGCCGACCGCAACGATCAGGCGAGCCAGCGCCGGGTGGAACCGCAAGGCGTGGTGCATACCGATCGGCGCTGGTATCTGGTGGCCTGGTGCACCACCCGGCAAGACTGGCGCACCTTCCGCATCGACCGCATCACCGCCGCACCGGTGGTCGGGGCGCACTTCAGCCCGCGTGCGGGCCCGGGCGATGGTGACTTGCGCACCTGGGTGGCCCAGTCGCTGTCGCTTGCCCAATCCAGCGAACCGGCGCGGATCATCCTGCACGCGCCGTTGGCCGCGATGCGCCGACAGATCCCCGACACGGCCGGACAACTGGAACACGTCGACGCGCAGCGCTGCCTGCTGCGCTGTAGCGCCAACCCGGTGGGCGCCATCGTGTACTGGCTGATGGCAATGGATCTGGAATTCGAGGTGCTGGGTCCGCCGGAACTGCAGGACAAGCTGCGCGATGCCGGGCAACGGGTGGCCCGCAGCCTGGCACGCAGCGGCGGCTGA
- a CDS encoding glutathione S-transferase family protein — MSLVFYWHPMSSATPVACALAELAVPHERVRIDIRTGEQRTAQYLAINPNGKVPCLVVDGTPLFEGLAILQWLGAQHGVAQGLWPQDGTPERLEALSWTTWAYVTYAALLNRLWLATRDEALRSHEHAAAALAGVNELLDLLEARLSGREWMLGEAYSLVDLVVGSVVGYGVYFGADVEAHPQVKQWLGQLQARPAMQGEV, encoded by the coding sequence ATGTCCCTCGTCTTCTATTGGCACCCCATGTCCAGCGCCACCCCGGTCGCCTGCGCCCTCGCCGAACTGGCCGTGCCCCATGAACGCGTCCGGATCGACATCCGCACCGGCGAACAGCGCACGGCGCAGTACCTGGCCATCAACCCCAATGGCAAGGTGCCGTGCCTGGTGGTCGATGGCACGCCGTTGTTCGAGGGCCTGGCCATCCTGCAGTGGCTGGGCGCGCAGCATGGCGTAGCGCAGGGGCTGTGGCCGCAGGACGGTACGCCCGAACGCCTGGAGGCGCTGTCGTGGACCACTTGGGCCTACGTGACCTATGCCGCGTTGTTGAACCGGCTGTGGCTGGCCACCCGCGACGAGGCGTTGCGCAGCCATGAGCACGCCGCTGCGGCACTGGCCGGGGTCAACGAGCTGCTGGATCTGTTGGAGGCGCGGCTGTCAGGGCGTGAATGGATGCTGGGCGAGGCGTACTCGCTGGTCGATCTGGTGGTGGGGTCGGTGGTGGGCTACGGCGTTTACTTCGGGGCCGACGTCGAGGCGCATCCGCAGGTCAAGCAGTGGTTGGGCCAGCTGCAGGCCCGTCCGGCGATGCAGGGCGAGGTTTAA
- a CDS encoding amidohydrolase family protein, with protein MKPSLCALLPTLLMLAAPAFSAEQADLIIRQATVVDVEHARTQSNQSVVVRGADIIAVGEDKTIARQWRAPRQVNAKGRYLIPGLWDMHVHFGGGPELIEENKALLPLYIAHGITTIRDASGDLPAQVLQWRGQIRDGSLMGPQLFTSGAKIEGVKPVWKGTIEVGNQADLDAAFVRLKEDKVDFVKITDSTLSPDLFLAAVRGARANGLRASGHIPMALTVQQAVDAGISSIEHLDYAYKAGVKNEAEIAAAFADKRIDRAEANRQLDAGFDRDTAMAAYRGFAAKGVYVTPTLNGGRILDFLDQDDHANDPYLAYIGPKLQATYAWRVERAAKATPAQIEARHREYHQVAAVLPMLQQAGVTIMAGTDAGFLNSFNYPGIGLHDELSLFVKEGLTPAQALSAATRAGPSWFGALDRYGGIAAGKAADMVLLDANPLQDITATRRIDTVLLRGQVYDRKALDGLLEQTRAKVAAWQAAAK; from the coding sequence ATGAAACCCTCGCTGTGCGCCTTGCTTCCGACCCTGTTGATGCTGGCTGCGCCGGCCTTCTCCGCCGAGCAGGCCGACCTGATCATCCGCCAGGCCACGGTGGTCGATGTGGAGCATGCCCGCACGCAGTCCAACCAGAGCGTGGTGGTGCGCGGCGCCGACATTATCGCTGTTGGCGAGGACAAGACAATCGCGCGGCAGTGGCGGGCGCCGCGCCAGGTCAATGCCAAAGGCCGCTACCTGATTCCCGGTCTGTGGGACATGCACGTGCATTTCGGCGGCGGCCCGGAGCTGATTGAAGAGAACAAGGCGCTGCTGCCGCTGTACATCGCCCATGGCATCACCACCATCCGGGATGCCTCCGGCGATCTCCCCGCGCAGGTGCTGCAATGGCGGGGGCAGATCCGCGACGGCAGCCTGATGGGGCCGCAACTGTTCACCTCCGGCGCCAAGATCGAAGGAGTGAAGCCGGTCTGGAAGGGCACCATCGAGGTCGGCAACCAGGCTGACCTGGATGCGGCCTTCGTGCGGTTGAAGGAAGACAAGGTCGATTTCGTCAAGATCACCGACAGCACGCTGAGCCCGGACCTGTTCCTGGCGGCGGTGCGCGGTGCGCGTGCCAACGGGCTGCGTGCCTCGGGCCACATTCCGATGGCATTGACCGTGCAGCAGGCAGTGGACGCCGGCATCAGCTCCATCGAGCACCTGGACTATGCGTACAAGGCCGGGGTCAAGAACGAAGCGGAGATTGCAGCAGCCTTCGCGGACAAGCGCATTGATCGCGCCGAAGCCAATCGGCAGCTGGACGCCGGCTTCGACCGGGACACGGCGATGGCGGCCTACCGCGGCTTCGCGGCCAAGGGCGTATACGTCACGCCCACGCTAAATGGCGGGCGCATCCTGGATTTCCTCGACCAGGACGACCATGCCAACGATCCCTACCTTGCCTACATCGGGCCGAAGCTGCAGGCGACCTACGCCTGGCGCGTCGAGCGCGCCGCCAAGGCGACGCCGGCGCAGATCGAGGCGCGTCATCGCGAGTATCACCAGGTAGCCGCGGTGCTGCCGATGCTGCAGCAGGCCGGGGTCACGATCATGGCCGGCACCGATGCCGGCTTCCTCAACTCGTTCAACTATCCCGGTATCGGCCTGCACGACGAACTGAGCCTGTTCGTCAAGGAAGGCCTGACCCCTGCGCAGGCACTGTCGGCGGCAACGCGGGCAGGGCCGTCGTGGTTCGGGGCGCTGGATCGCTATGGCGGCATCGCGGCGGGCAAGGCCGCCGACATGGTCCTGCTGGACGCCAACCCGCTGCAGGACATCACCGCCACCCGGCGCATCGACACCGTGCTGCTGCGTGGCCAGGTGTACGACCGCAAGGCACTGGATGGGCTGCTGGAACAGACCCGTGCCAAGGTGGCGGCGTGGCAGGCCGCAGCGAAGTGA
- a CDS encoding NAD(P)H-dependent oxidoreductase yields MHTLIVTSHPSPDSLTHAVAAHIRDGITSAHPTATVEMADLASEGFDPRFTRADLDGHQRRQPFPTDVLAEQARLDRADTLVLVFPVYWWAMPAQLKGWIDRVFSNGWAYDDSSGRVQKKLSRLQVHLVGLGGADQRTWTKRGYETAMKTQIDTGIFDYCGAPVVSSTLLLEVDTSAPDAHLEASAALGRAIAAR; encoded by the coding sequence ATGCACACCCTGATCGTCACGTCGCATCCCAGCCCGGATTCCCTCACCCACGCCGTGGCCGCTCACATCCGCGACGGGATCACCAGCGCCCACCCCACCGCGACCGTCGAAATGGCCGACCTGGCCAGCGAAGGCTTCGACCCGCGCTTCACCCGGGCCGACCTGGACGGCCACCAGCGGCGGCAGCCGTTCCCCACCGACGTGTTGGCCGAGCAGGCCCGACTGGACCGTGCCGACACGCTGGTGTTGGTGTTTCCGGTGTATTGGTGGGCGATGCCTGCCCAGCTCAAGGGCTGGATCGACCGGGTCTTTTCCAACGGCTGGGCCTACGACGACAGCAGCGGCCGCGTGCAGAAGAAGCTCTCACGCCTGCAGGTGCATCTGGTCGGCCTCGGCGGCGCAGACCAGCGCACGTGGACCAAACGCGGGTACGAGACCGCCATGAAGACCCAGATCGACACCGGCATCTTCGACTACTGCGGCGCACCGGTGGTGTCGTCCACGTTGCTGCTGGAAGTTGACACCTCCGCGCCGGACGCGCACCTGGAGGCCAGCGCGGCACTGGGCCGCGCCATCGCCGCGCGCTGA
- a CDS encoding TetR/AcrR family transcriptional regulator, whose product MSSRLPEPPDAAPRRRLSRADRQQQLLTEAWRLVREEGTDALTLGRLAERAGVTKPVVYDHFGTRAGLLAALYRDFDARQDVVLQTALAAAGPTLQEKAKVIAQAYVACVQTQGREIPDVVAALAGSPELARVKREYETVFLEQCRALLAPFARDQSLPSVGLWGMLGAAEGLSYAAVNGDITAAQAQRELAETIVWMVTRA is encoded by the coding sequence ATGTCAAGCCGCCTGCCTGAACCTCCGGATGCCGCACCCCGCCGTCGGCTGAGCCGCGCCGACCGCCAGCAGCAACTGCTGACCGAGGCGTGGCGACTGGTGCGCGAGGAGGGCACCGATGCGCTGACGCTGGGGCGGCTGGCCGAGCGCGCCGGCGTGACCAAGCCGGTGGTGTACGACCATTTCGGCACCCGCGCCGGATTGCTCGCCGCCCTGTACCGCGATTTCGACGCGCGCCAGGACGTGGTGCTGCAGACGGCACTGGCTGCCGCCGGCCCGACCCTGCAGGAAAAAGCCAAGGTGATCGCGCAGGCCTACGTGGCGTGCGTGCAGACCCAGGGACGCGAAATTCCCGATGTGGTGGCGGCGTTGGCGGGCTCGCCGGAGCTGGCGCGCGTCAAGCGCGAGTACGAGACGGTGTTCCTCGAGCAGTGCCGCGCGCTGCTCGCGCCGTTCGCGCGTGATCAGTCGCTGCCGTCGGTTGGGTTGTGGGGAATGCTGGGCGCGGCGGAAGGGTTGTCGTATGCCGCCGTGAACGGCGACATCACCGCGGCGCAGGCGCAGCGTGAGTTGGCCGAGACGATCGTGTGGATGGTGACGCGCGCCTGA